Proteins encoded in a region of the Panicum hallii strain FIL2 chromosome 3, PHallii_v3.1, whole genome shotgun sequence genome:
- the LOC112885755 gene encoding nifU-like protein 1, chloroplastic, with amino-acid sequence MPTAAAAAAGAAQFAPSTSSSSSTSSFMVGIASWSRGSSPPRLVATTSIGRRRQVVRAVADLHRVVQLPLTVGNVESVLDKVRPYLIADGGDVALHEIDGNVVRLKLQGACGSCPSSVTTMKMGIQRRLMENIPDISAVERVSDREMGLKLNKANVQKVLAEIRPYLAGTGGGELELINIIGPTVKVRLTGRAAGVKTVRVALSQKLREKIPSVAGIRVVS; translated from the exons atgccgacggcggcggcggctgccgcgGGCGCGGCGCAGTTTGCACCGtccacctcctcctcgtcaTCCACCTCCTCGTTCATG GTGGGGATCGCGTCGTGGTCGCGTGGGAGCTCTCCGCCAAGATTGGTTGCCACCACGTCCATTGGCCGGCGTCGTCAAG TTGTTCGAGCTGTCGCCGACCTGCATAGAGTGGTTCAATTGCCATTAACCGTTGGAAATGTCGAGTCAGTTCTGGATAAAGTGCGCCCTTATCTAATAGCAGATGGAGGCGACGTCGCCTTGCATGAGATTGATGGGAATGTGGTGAGGTTAAAGCTTCAGGGAGCATGTGGATCGTGTCCAAGCTCAGTGACGACAATGAAGATGGGCATTCAGCGACGCTTGATGGAGAACATACCAGATATCAGTGCAGTTGAACGTGTTTCGGACAGGGAGATGGGGCTTAAGCTAAATAAAGCAAATGTGCAGAAG GTACTAGCTGAAATCAGACCATACCTTGCTGGCACAGGAGGTGGCGAGCTCGAGCTCATCAATATCATTGGCCCCACTGTGAAAGTCCGGCTCACAGGCCGCGCTGCAGGTGTGAAGACTGTTAGAGTGGCGCTAAGTCAGAAGCTCCGAGAGAAAATCCCATCCGTCGCAGGCATCCGTGTAGTGTCGTAA